The Petrotoga sp. 9PW.55.5.1 genomic sequence AGAATGAGAAGCAGAGGCGAGGAAGAATGAGCGAAGAAATTATCCTAAGTATAGAAAATATAAGTAAAAATTTTCCTGGAGTACAAGCTCTAAAAAATGTTTCGCTCTCTCTAAAAAAAGGAGAAGTTTTAGGACTTGTTGGAGAAAATGGTGCAGGGAAATCTACGTTAATGAAAATAATAGCAGGAGTTTATACACCAAATGAAGGAAAAATATTTTATCTTGGAAAGGAAAAAAAATGGAATCATCCATCTGAACCTTTAAACGAAGGTATAGTTACAGTTTTTCAAGAATTATCTATAATTTGGAATTTAACTATAGCTGAAAATGTATTTTTAAATGATGAGCCTGTTAAAAATGGAACTTTTATTGATTATAAGACCATGGTTAATCAGGCTAGAAAATTATCAGAAGATATGGACTTAAATGTAAAAGTGACAGATCTAGCAAAAAGATATCCTGTGGCTGTTCAACAGATGGTTGAAATAATGAGAGCTGTTTATAAAAATGCGAATATAATAATAATGGACGAGCCTACTTCTTCTCTCACAGATAACGAGGTCCAAAAACTCTACGGAATAATAAAAGATTTAAAAAATAGAGGAGTATCAGTTATATATATTTCACATAGATTAGAAGAAATCTTTGAAGTTACAGATAGAGTTGCTATCCTTAGAGATGGAGAACTTGTTGATTGTTTGGAAACAAGCGAAGTATCTTCAGATAATTTGATAAAAGCTATGGTTGGTAGAGAAGTAAAAAACTTTTATACTTATAAATCTCATGAAATTGGTAAAGAATTACTAAAAGTAGAAAATTTTAGCGGGAAAGGATTTAAAGATATAAATTTTTCTGTGCACGAAGGAGAAATCTTAGGTTTTTCTGGATTAGTTGGAGCAGGTCGAAGTGAACTTATGGAAACTATTTTCGGATTCAGGGAAAAAACTTCCGGAAAAATTTATTTTCAAAATAAAGAAGTGGAAATTAATGGTCCTAATGACGCAATTCAATTGGGAATAGGTTTTGTCCCCGAAGATAGAAAAGATGCGGGTTTATTTTTGATACATAGTGTAAAAGATAATATTTGTATTTCTATTTTAAATAATATCGCAAAAAAATCTTTTGTGTCTCCTTCAAAAAT encodes the following:
- a CDS encoding sugar ABC transporter ATP-binding protein, producing the protein MSEEIILSIENISKNFPGVQALKNVSLSLKKGEVLGLVGENGAGKSTLMKIIAGVYTPNEGKIFYLGKEKKWNHPSEPLNEGIVTVFQELSIIWNLTIAENVFLNDEPVKNGTFIDYKTMVNQARKLSEDMDLNVKVTDLAKRYPVAVQQMVEIMRAVYKNANIIIMDEPTSSLTDNEVQKLYGIIKDLKNRGVSVIYISHRLEEIFEVTDRVAILRDGELVDCLETSEVSSDNLIKAMVGREVKNFYTYKSHEIGKELLKVENFSGKGFKDINFSVHEGEILGFSGLVGAGRSELMETIFGFREKTSGKIYFQNKEVEINGPNDAIQLGIGFVPEDRKDAGLFLIHSVKDNICISILNNIAKKSFVSPSKITEQAKKYVDILNIKTPSVNQRVIFLSGGNQQKVVLARWLATSPKLLILDEPTRGIDVGAKAEIYRFVSNLSKEGVGIIFVSSELPEILQLSDRIAVMSYGRLAGILEREEASQEKIMSLATGMAEKIIKN